The genomic DNA cccaccagcagctgctgctgtgccaagGGCAATGCTGGAAGTTCTCCCTCAAACAGCCCCTGGGCTCACACTCTACCCAGAAAGTCAAAGAAAGCAACCTTCTACCTTCCTAATAGGAGAGGATAGGTTGGAGAggtgcagcaggaggaaggagggttGGAGAGGTGCAgcgggaggaaggggaggagaggtgcagcgggaggaaggggaggagaggtgcagcaggaggaagggtTGGAGAggtgcagcaggaggaagggtTGGAGAGGTGCAgcgggaggaaggggaggagaggtgcagcaggaggaaggagggttGGAGAggtgcagcaggaggaaggagggttGGAGAggtgcagcaggaggaaggagggttGGAGAggtgcagcaggaggaaggggaggagaggtgcagcaggaggaaggagggttGGAGAggtgcagcaggaggaaggagggttGGAGAggtgcagcaggaggaaggagggttGGAGAggtgcagcaggaggaagggtTGGAGAggtgcagcaggaggaaggagggttGGAGAggtgcagcaggaggaaggagggttGGAGAggtgcagcaggaggaaggagggttGGAGAGGTGCAGCGGGAGGAAGGAGGGTTGGAGAGGTGCAGCGGGAGGAAGGAGGGTTGGAGAggtgcagcaggaggaaagaggGTTGGAGAggtgcagcaggaggaaagaggGTTGGAGAggtgcagcaggaggaaggagggttGGAGAggtgcagcaggaggaaggagggttGGAGAGGTGCAGCAGGCACTGCCTGTGGCACCAAGCAGCGCAGTGAGCAGGGCAGGTGCACATGGCAGCGGTGTGACAGCAGGAAGGGTGCTGAAGCAACCCAGGTtgccctcctccagcccccagcaccctgctcagcccctgctgTGACCCCCCACAActccccctgcagccagcacccGGCTGAGGggtccctgcccagccctccctcccctgccagcACCGGGGCCcgaggcagctctgcagcctggccGTGCCCTGCCTCTTTCCATGGCTTATGAATTAAGTGCCCCCACTCCCAGGAACACCTGGCCCCTCCCTCTGTCCTCACCTCCCCCAGCCATTTATAGCAGCGGCAGGATGCTGCAAATAGAGCCGCGGAgctggagctgagatctgcagAGGAGACAGCGGCTGGGAGGCAGCATGAAGAGCCCCGGGTGCCCTGCTGGGTGCCCTTCCAGGTATGggcagaggggagagaaggAGCTGGGTGCAGGATTAAGGTGCTGTTTGCAGAGAGGTCTGGTTCAGGCCACCCCTGGAACTTGCTCGTGACCCGTGGAGCTCGTTGTGGTTCTCTCCAGGCTGGAGATGCATTTCCCTGGGAGTGTTGCTTCCCTGAACTCCAGGtcttttaatttgaaagaaGCTCGTTAGGTCCATACAGAGATCTCTAGTTTCCAGCTTCAGCCAAATGCAGGAGGTTGTCCCAAGCCTTAGGGCacctgcagcagcatcctggggGGTGGTTTCTCCCCCTTGCTGCCTGCTGGGGGATGGTGTGCTGGGGGGAGCTGCCAGATCCAGCTTTGGGGTGCAAAGCTCCTTTTTGGTGGGCATTAAACCTTCAATAGATCCCATGCCCTGGCTGGAATGGTGCACAGAGGTTGCCTGGTTAGAGCTGGAAATAACTCACCCCTTGGAGAAGGTCTGATGGAAGGGAGACCTGGGTGAGGCTGAgtgccagagctgggctggcaggaggagctgtggCAGGTCTCCTGGCCTGAAGGCAGAGGGTCCTTGGTCTATTACAGGTGCTTGGAAAAGCCTCAGTTGTATCAggtgcagcaggaggaaggaggttCAGGGTTTCTTTGAGCTCCCCATCTCCTGCAGTGATGTGATTACAGGAGCTGCTCAGGTTTCTTACCAGGGGAATCCTGACACAAAGGGCTTCTTTTCTAGGGAACAAACCAGAAGTTTGAACAGGGAATAAGCTCTAAAGCCCcagaaaggcaaaagaaaaggcagcagagcagagctgtcgGAAGAGCTCAGGTTCTGCCTGGACTGTGGCTTTCCAGAGGCCAAAGTGAGGAGAAAGTGCCATTTCTCACTCTTGTGCCTCTAACGGCAGGGCTGCTGTCAGAGCTTGGGGACCAAGGGTGGCTGACACCGTGTTGGTGTGTGGCTGTGGCCCAGGTTCCCAAGGGCACTGTGCAGAGGTGGGGGGTTTGCCTTCAGGGAAGGGCTGTCAGATAAACGTCTGCTGAAGCTCTTCTGTCTTTCCAGGCACCTCAAATGGCTCGTTGCTTTCAGCCTTTGCCTGGGACTCATCTTGCTGTCGGGATTCTTCCACGTGGAGGATAACAATTCCATGTAAGTGCAGCAGAAGCAAGAGTGTGTGAGTtcagctgcccagggcagccGGGGGCTGGCCTGGGACACCCCTCCTGAGGTTGGGGCAGCAGCCCAGAGTTAGGTGCTAGACCTGCATTTGGGTAGGCAAGGGATCAAATTAGCCCTAAGGGCAGCTCCTCAGGGCTAAAGCAGCCTCGTGGGAAAAGGGGTTGGAGCTGAAGCCTTTGGGTGAGCTGAAGCAGGAAACCATTGGGCATCCGTGCCCGAGGGAcggggccgggctgggctgTCGCTGCTGGGACAGGGAGACCCTGCTTGGGTtgggctctgccagctcccACAGGTCGGGCATGGTGCTGAGGAGGCTGCTTTGGCCCTCTGTTGCCTCCCTGCAGCGTGGCgaggaggcaggaggagctggcgGGCGCGCCGTGCCGCGCCAGGACCAACGTCATGTTCCTCAAGACGCACAAGACAGCCAGCAGCACCGTCCTCAACCTCCTGTTCCGCTTCACCGAGAGGCACGAGCTCACCGtggccctgccagcccagcagctcctgcacctgGGCTACCCCAGCAGCTTCCTGGCACACTTTGTGGAGGACTTCCAGTCCATAGGGCAGAACTACAACATCATGGGCAACCACCTGCGGTTTAACCCCTCGGAGGTAAGGGAGGAGCCGCCCTGGCAGCGGGGAGCAGCGGTGCCTCCGCGCCGACcgcttctcccctccctcccctcataCAGGTGCGAAAGGTGATGGCAGCCAACACCTTCTACTTCTCCATCCTGAGGAACCCCATCCGCCTGCTGGAGTCTTCCTACGTCTACTACAAGAACGTGGTCCCTGCCTTCAGGGCCTCCAAGGACGTCAACGAGTACCTGGCCTCACCGCTGAGGTATTACTGGCGGGCGGACCGGCAGCAGAACATCTACGCCAGGAACATCATGTGGTTTGACTTTGGCTACGACAACAACGCCGAGGACGACGGGAGGTACGTGCAGCAGGTCCTGAGGGAGATGGAGCAGAACTTCCAGCTGATGTTGATAGCAGAGTACTTTGATGAGTCCATGGTGCTCCTGAGGCACGCCCTGTGCTGGGACCTGGACGATGTGGTTTACTTCAGGCTCAATTCCAGGAGCCGCGAGAGCGTCCAGGCCCTGAGCCCGGAAAGCGAGGAGAGGGTGAAAGCCTGGTGCTCCCTGGACTGGGAGCTCTACCTGCACTTCAACCAGAGCTTCTGGAGGAGGGTCGAGGAGGCCAtagggctggagcagctgcacAAGGAGGTGGATGAGCTGCGAGCGAGACAGAAGGAGCTCATGGAGACCTGTCTCTCGGAGCAGGAGGCGGTGGGGAAGGACCACATCAAGGACAAGGCCCTCCTGCCTTTCCAGTCAGGGGCTGCAAATATCCTTGGGTACAACCTCAGGCAGGACTTGGACAACAGGACTCTCAGAACGTGCCAGAGGATGGTTATGCCCGAGCTGCAGTACATGTCCCAGCTGTACAGTGCTCAGCACCCGCACAAGAGGAGGAAGCAGCTGCGGCTGCCCCTGCCATGAGCCGCTTTCCAGCAGGAGatgcagctccctgctcccagccagggcccacagcagccTGCTGTGCTTTCCCACAGCCCACAGCTGGCCCCCAGGACCCTGGGTGTGAGAGGGAGACGGGGGGGAGGTTATCCAGGGCCTTGGTGGGTCCCTTTTTGGGTaccttagaatcacagactcatttaggttgttaaagcccttgaagctgctgcagtcccagccctgccctcaccctgcccagcccaccactacaccacagccctcagcacctcagctccacggctctgggatccctccagggctgggcactgccccaagctccctgggcagcctggcacaggggttgaCAACCCTCTCTTGACAAcccaacttgaggctgtttcctctcatcctgtTGCTCAGGAGCAGAGTCTGAGCCTCACCTcgctccagcctcctgtcagggagtgtcagagagtgctcctgtctcccctcagcctcctcttctccaggctcaacacccccaggACCCTCCCCATCAGACCTGTactgcagcctcttccccagacCTTGAGCCAAAGACTCACTGTTGGCCAGTGTTGTATGCTGGGCAATGGGAatcctgctgctggtgctggtgctggtgctgagtgctgggctggctgcagctgcctcccaTGTTCCTGCCTATTAATCATTAACCACAGGCTTCATGGTTGTGTTTGCATTTGCATTCAGTAGCCATGGCCGTGCCAGGCTGGTCACAGCTCACTGGAGCAAGGCCTGAGCATTGGCATTCAGtgtggggaaagggagctggaaGTGAGGAGGGGAAAGGTCAGCACCCAGGGCTGTGCCACATGGCAGCTCCgggtgaggccagggctgcCAGGGGCTGGCACTGCCTGTTACTGGTTGCCCATGGGCTGGCACTGCCCGTTGCTAGTTGCCCATGGCTGGCAGTGTCTGTTGCTGGTTGCCCATGGGCTGACAGTGTCTGTTGCTGGTTGCCCATGGCTGGCAGTGCCCGTTGCTGGTTTCCCATGGGCTGGCAGTGCCCGTTGCTGGTTTCCCATGGGCTGACAGTGCCTGTTGCTGGTTGCCCATGGCTGGCAGTGTCTGTTACTGGTTGCCCATGGCTGGCAGTGTCCATTGCTGATTGCCCATGGCTGGCAGTGTCTGTTGCTGATTGCCCAAGGCTGCCAGTGTCCGTTTCTGGTTGCCCATGGACTGGCAGTGCCCGTTGCTGGTTTCCCATGGGCTGGCAGTGCCCATTGCTGGTTGCCCATGGCTGGCAGTGTCTGTTGCTGGTTTCCCATGGCTGGCAGTGTCTGTTACTGGTTGCCCATGGCTGGCAGTGCCTGtttctggtttcctgtgggTTCACAGTGTCTGTTGCTGGTCGCCCATGTCTGCCAGTGCCCGTTGCTGGTTGCCCAACGCTGGCAGTGCCCGTTACTGGTTGGCCAACGCTGGCAGTGCCCGTTGCTTGTTGCCCATGGCTGGCAGTGCCTGTGTTTGATTACCTGTGGGAGTTGCTAACATGTCCATTCTCACTCATGGTACCTCAGAGCTCAGTGGGTGTTGAGGGGGCAGCAGGTACCTGGCTGGGCTGAGCGATCGGAGTCTCTTGGCAACATGGTTGGACtggaaaggtcttttccaacagggTTGTTTCCATGGTTCCATGGCTGGCCCcgtggggagggagctgggcagcagcagagatgctctcagacaggagagaggcagagctggagatTTCGGCAaagctttggacactgtctcccatcacatcctcaccagaaagctcaggcagtgtggctgggataagtggacagtgaggtggatggagagctggctgaatgacagagcccagagggtggggatcaatggcacagagtcgagctGGACAcctgtggccaggggagttccacagggatgggttctggggccagtctggttcaacatcttcatcaaccacctggatgagggcatagagggaccctcagcaagttggctgatgacaccaaactgggagcactggctgattccccagaggttgtgctgccattcagcgggatctcgattgactggagagttgggcagagaggttcaacaaggacaagtgcagagtcctgcagctgggaaggaagaggagactgagggggatcttattaacatttataaatatctaaagggtgggtgtcaggaggttgggacatcccttttttctatagtagccagcaacaggacaaggggtgatgggatgaagctggaacacaaaaagatccatctaaacataagaaaaagctattttactgtgaggtgagggagccctggcccaggctgcccagggagggtgtggaggctccttccttggagggcttcaagacccacctggacacgttcctgtgtgacctgatctaggtgaccctgcttctacagggaggttggaccagatgatctctaaaggtcccttccaaccccaccattctgtgattctatgatttcctgTGGCTAACTTTAGGCCAGGCAGGGAGCCAGGGAAGGCAGCCAGGGCAAGGCTTCTGCAGCCCATGTGAGATTAACAGCACCTTGACAGctctctgccccagcagccctggctaaGATTAAGCAGCCTGAGGAGCAGCGTGCAGCAGGAGGGGCAGAGGGATCAGCAGCCACATGTGCTCAGCCCgagcagcccctggggctgttcCTGGCCAGTTCTGCAGCCTGAGCCTGAGCTTTCACCTTGGAGCCTCTGATCCGTGACTTGCTGCGTTAGTGCACTCAAATCCTGCCagccaagctgctgctgggatggaACATCAGCATCACAGGAGTTCCTGGCAGGATGACCTGCGTGTGGGCAGTTGCTGGGGGGACGCTGGCACCGTCCTGGGTGCAGCCTGgggggctgagggctgggggGACCATGGTGAatgtgtgctgcagctcctgggcagtgAGGCCTTGCCTCTCCCAGCCTGTgaggagggaaactgaggcaggagaTGCAAACATTCCCCCATCTCCCATTGCATTCCATCCTGGGGGTCAGAGCAGGGTGTCTGTGCGGCCGCAAGGCCCTGAGAACGGAACAGCGCCTTTGTGCTGACTCAGCACTTCTTCCTGGAGCCGTGACGTGACCGAGGGTGAGGGGACCCTGCGAGGGGCAGCGAGGGGCTGGGCTCTGACCATGGGCAGCCACGGGACGGGGGACcctgagccagcagcacccagtgAGTGCTGGCACGTTCTCCAGGGGGGTTTGACCAGCAGAACCTCCCCAGGGCAGCCGGGTGAGAGCTGCCCTTGGCCACCCCGGCCTGGGAGGCCCATCCAGGGGACTCTGCCGTGCATGGGGTGCACCCCGGGGTTCCCCACAGGGAGGGGGAAGCGTGGAGCCATCTGGATCCTGTGCAGCAGAGGGATTCCCTGAGCCCTCTGAGGGGCCTGGGCTGGTCCCAGGGTCTCGGCTGTGTGGAGATGGGCTCTGACCCCAGACCTGCCTGACAATGGGCGCAGCGAAGCGTGGGGCCCTGCCTGCGCTGCCTGGCCTCCATTTGCCACACATCCCTCTGGCAGAGCACTTTGAGGACCAGTTTAATTGCGTTTGACTTCATTCCAGGGCAGCCCGGCTCGGCCTCTGCGGCGTTACCCAAATCCCTCCCCTCCTCCGCCGGGCAGCGACTCTCCCTCGCTGCAGCATCCCAAACCTCCAGCTCCCCCAACCCCCAGCGGGGACACCCCAACCTGCCGTCGCACTGCCCCCCGGAGCCGTGCCCATGGGCTCCCGGCACTTCCCGGCGCGCACGGTGCTGCTGGAGCGGGAGCCGAGCGGCGTGACGTACCGCGTGCCCGCGCTGCTGTACCTGCGCTGCGGCGCGCGGCTCCTGGCCTTCGCCGAGCAGCGCCTGGGCGCCGACGACGCACACGCCGACCTGCTGGTGCTGCGCCGGGGCACCCTCTACGGCAGCTACGTGGAGGTGGGTGACGGGGTGGCAGCCAGGAGGGGGATTCTGAGCTGAGGGAGGCTGCGTGGGGAGAGCCTCTGGCAGAGGGGTGTGTGGTAAAGGGAGGCCAGTCAGCACAGGGGCTGGTGGGACCTACGCTTCCCTGCACCCATTGTCAGGCAGGTCTGTGGTGAGAGCCCATCTCCACTCAGCCAAGACCCTGGGACCAGCCCAGACCCCTCAGAGGGCTCAGGGAATCCTCCATCCCTCTGCTGCAGAGGACCCATATGGCTCCTTGCTTCCCCCTCCATGCATGGCAGAGACCCCTGGATGAGCCTCCCACGCTGGGGTGGCCGAGGGCAGCTCTCACCCGGCTGCACTGGGGAGGTTCTGCTGGTCAAAGAGAAAGCACCGGGCTGAGcctctgctgagctgagggaggcTGCATGGGCTGAGCCTCTGCAGGAGGGGTGTGTGGTAAACAGGACAGTCAGCACAGGCAGGGCCCCACGCTTCCCTGCACCCATTGTCAGGCAGGTCTGGGGTCAGAGCCCATCTCCACACAGCCAAGACTGTGGGACCAGCCCAGGCCCCTCAGCGGGCTCAGGGAATCCTCCATCCCTCTGCTGCAGAGGACCCAGACAGCTCTTTGCTTCCCCCTCCCCGTGGGGAACCCCGGGGTGCACCCCATGCACGGCAGGGACCCCTGGTTGAGCCTCCCAGGCCGGGGTGGCCGGGGGCAGCTCTCACCCGGCTGCCCTGGGGAGGTTCTGCTGGTCAAAGAGAAAGCACCGGGCTGATCCTCTGCTGAGCTGCGGGAGGCTGCGTTGGGtgagcctcagccctgcccctCCGCTGCTCCTGCCCGGGCAGTGGGAAGACATGCGCGTGCTGGAGACGGCGACGCTGCGGCACCACCGCTCCATGAACCCCTGTCCGCTCTACGACGAGTTCACCGGcaccctcttcctcttcttcatcaCGGTGCTGGGCAGGACGCCCGAATCCTACCAGATCGTCACGGGCCAGAACGTCACCCGGCTCTGCTGCGTCACCAGCGCCGACCAGGGCCTGAGCTGGAGCGAGGCCACAGACCTCACGCAGCAGGTCATCGGCGGCGCCATCAAAGGTAGCCCACGGGATGGGGTGAGGAGGGGCGAGCACGGCCAAGGAGAGGGGGGCCAGGGCTGGTTTGGGTCTCCTGGAGCCATCCATGGTGTGTGTGGAGGTGGCCTCAGGGTAGGAAGCCCGGAGGCATCAGAGAGAGGGGATGGCAGAGGAgcttggggagaggagagggaagggggatGTCTGTCACGCAGGGGAAGAGAAGATGGAGAGGCCCCATGGGCAGCACCATAGCTGAGCACAGCCAGGCAGCACCAGGCTCGTGCTTGGCTGGGCTGAGGGATGCTCCAGAGCCCCTTCCACACGGGCCCTGGCAGGGGCAGcgcgggggcagctcctcaccccCGTCCCGCCTGCACTCCGCAGACTGGGCGACGTTCGCGCTGGGCCCCGGACACGGGATCCAGCTGCGCTCGGGCCGGCTGCTGGTGCCCGCCTACAGCTACCACATCGACTGCAAGCAGTGCTTCGGGCAGCTCTGCAAGACCACCCCGCACTCCTTCGCCTTCTACAGCGACGACCACGGCCGGGGCTGGCGCTTCGGCGAGTTCATCCCCAACCTGCAGACGGGCGAGTGCCAGCTGGTGTCGGTGGACGAGGAGGACGGCACCAACGTCCTCTACTGCAACGCCCGCAGCCCCTTGGGCTTCAGGGTGCAGGCGCTCAGCACGGACGACGGGGCAGTGTTCCACGGCGGGGAGCTGGTGCAGCGCCTGGTCGAGCCACCCCACGGCTGTCACGGCAGCGTCGTCGGCTTCCCCGCGCCCCTGGTCTacggccccgctgccccccggcACCCAGCGGGGTCCCTGCGGGGCTCAGCGTGGCGGCTGCTCCCCGGGATGGTGCCTGcccggggggctggggggggtgaGCTGCCCACCATGGCCAGCGGCAGCCCCTCAgagccagcccaggctggggatgaGCTGCCCCCCGTGGCCAGCGGCAGCCCCCCGgagccagcccaggctggggatgaGCTGCCCCCCGTGGCCAGTGGCAGCCCCCCGgagccagcccaggctggggatgaGCTGCCCACCATGGCCAGCGGCAGCCCCTCAgagccagcccaggctggggatgaGCTGCCCAGCATGGCCAGGGGCAGGCCCCCGgagccagcccaggctggggatgaGCTGCCCACCGTGGCCAGGGGCAGCCCCCCAGAGCCAGCCCGGGCTGGGGATGAGCTGCCCACCGTGGCCAGGGGCAGCCCCCCGgagccagcccaggctggggatgaGCTGCCCACCGTGGCCAGGGGCAGCCCCCCGGAGCCAGCCCAGGCTGCGGCGCCCTGTCCCACCCCAGGGCATCACAGCTGTGCCCGTGGCATCACCTGGGGCCGAGGGGACCCCGCAGCCACTCCTGGCCCCGCTCCCTTCTTCCAAGCGCCCACGTGGGTCCTGTACTCGCACCCCACCAGCTCCATGTCGCGGGTCAACATGGGGGTTCACCTGAGCACCTTCCCCAGGGACGCCGAGAGCTGGACCGAGCCGTGGGTCATCTATGAGGGCCCGAGCGCGTACTCGGACCTGGCGTGCGTGGAGCTGCCCTACGGGGAGGCTTCTCCCTCCGGGGCCACGGCCGTCGCCTTCGCCTGCCTCTACGAGAACGGGACGCGCTCGCCCTACGAGCAGATCTCCTTCAGCATGTTCACGCTGCACGACGTGCTGCGCAACATCCCCCTGGCAGCCCCCCGGGCACGCAGCACCCCTGGCCCTGGCAAGCTGGGCACGAGGAGCTGCCACATCTCCTAGTGCCACCCCCAGGCACGGGTGCAGCCCCCCTGGCCCTGGCAAgctgggcagagggagctgcCTCACCTTCTAGTGCCACCCCCCAGACCCCGGGGCACCAACCCCAAGCCCAGTGCCCAGGGACgctcacagcctggcacaggggcacaCACCACCCACCCCAAACTGGGGTTTAGTCTCTTCTTTATTGCTAGGTTGGTTTTGTGATAGAGTTGATGGATTGTGGAGGCCTGAGCCACCAGTCCAGCCCCAGGCTCCCTCCTGAGCAGACGAGCATGTAACGGGGAGTAGGTGCCAGGGTGAGgggctgccctgctccagctgtgccAAGCCTGGTACAACCCCGTGCTCTGGTACAACCCCTCCTCCCAGGGTTTGCCTCCCATCCTCAGAGATGCTGAtgttcccttttctctgctgttggAGCACATTCCTCTCTTTCTCAGCGGTCTCTCTGAAATCACTGCCCTGGattcagctgggacagagttagttttcttcctggtacctgggctggggctgtggtttgggtttgtgctGAGAGCAGTGCTGGTATCCCAGGGATGtctggttattgctgagcagggcttgcacAGCACCAAGGCTGCCTGTgcttctccctctgccccaagGAGGCTTCAGGGggggcacaaggagctgggaaggagcagggccaggacagctgaccctgACTGACCCCAGGGCTGTCCCAGACTCAGAGGATGTCACAGCAATGAAACAAGGGGCAGGATGGTGGTTGGTAGGCAGCAATTGTTCCCATTTGCATCACTTGTCTGACTtagggtttatttttctctgtgttgttttccttttcattacaattcttccttttaaaagagCCCCttcaattattaaactgttctcaCCTCAACCCACGACCTTTCCTCACTCTtgcccttccccttccctctgcccaTCCTGCTGGGGCGAGACCACAGCAGCCACCCTGTCACTGCCCAGGCTGCCTCAGTGCTTTGGGCTTTTTTAAGCTACCGTGGATGTCACAACTCTCCTCTGACACTTACCAGGGCCCTCCCTGCTCAGACAGGCTCAGGTCTGCACCCTGTAGAGGTTTTGGGGCAGAGGGCAGGGGGGTGAGGTGACAGGGTTGCTGCAAGGGGAAGCAgcggctgctcctgccctcatTGTGTGCAGGTGGGGGTGTGAGTGAGCTCTGAGGGGCTACACCACCATTCCAGCACCagtcctccagctctgctccatccaagtcccccagccccagctgcactCCTCTGgcctccttcctctctcctgcccTGTGCAGGAGACAAACCCCAACCCCAGTTGCCTGCCCTGCAGACTGACTCCCGGGGCTCTCTCCAGCTCCGGACGGCCACCAGCCCCGGGGCATCctctgcaggaggaggaagaggtgccagctgggcacagggctctgcagaACCAGCCCTTTGTGCTCTGGCCCCGTGCACCCCAGGGAACTCTCTGTCTCGCCTGGGGCTCGTGCAGGCAGCTGCCACCACAGCTCCAGCCTCCAGCCCTatcccccaccctgctcctggcagcaTCCTGGTCCCTACTTCCCCTCGCAGAAGCCACAGAGGCAGCCGAGACAGCCGTTGATGATCTGCAGGGAGGCCAACACCATCTCGGTGGCACTgaccagcagcaggagggagaagagggCGACATTCCAGACCACGATGCCCTGGGGCTCCAGGCACACGCTCCACGTGCGCCGGTCCTGCAGGTAGTTCTGTGCCCTGTGCCACggggagagcaggggatggCATGGGCCGGGGCTCCTGTGGCACTCCCACATGGAGAGAGGTGCCCCTGCCTCCCCTCTCCTTCATGCTGGGCTCTGCACGGCCATGGGAAGCAGCACACGAGGTGAGGacccctgcagctgccagggtaTTGTATCCTGCCCCAGCGAGGCCGACCCACATCCCCACCATCACCACCAACTAGCACTGAGCTGCCCGAGCACGCTGCCTCACCTGCTGTCAGGCTCCTGCCCGCTGCTGTCCAGGAAGGGGTAACCCCAGAGGGGGCCGTGCCTGGAGGTGTTGTAGAAGCAGAGGGGGCCGTTGGTCAAACCCACCCCGCAGAGCACGAAGcaggaggcagctcccagcagcgCCAGCTTGGACAGCACGGCCGAGATGAACGCCTGCGGGGGGAACCGAGCAGGGTGGGCTCTGAAAcggggctgcagagccccagccctTCACCCCAAGGGGCTTCTGTCCCAGGGAACTGAGGCTGAAGGTGAAGCTGTCACTGGGCTGTTGCAAGTGGGGATGGGCAGAGAGTGGGGATGTGGAGCCTGGCGAGGCAGAGCCTGTGCCAGCAGGGgaagctgtgtcctgtgggGAGGTgacaccacagcctcctgccccaTGGCCACAGGAAAGGGGACATCCTCCCACCATCCCACCTAGGAGAGGGGACAGCCCTCCACCATCCCACACAGGGAAAGGGGACACCCTCCCACCATCCCACACAGAGAGGGGACACCCCTCCACCATCCCACACAGGGAAAGGGGACACCCTCCCCCCATCCCATAAGGGAGAGGGGACACCCTCCCCAGTCCCACACAGGGAGAGGACACTCTCCCAACATCCCATAAGGGAGAGGGGACaccccaccaccaccccacACAGAGAGGGGACACCCTCCCACCATCTCATAAGGGAGAGGAGACACCACCTCC from Colius striatus isolate bColStr4 chromosome 12, bColStr4.1.hap1, whole genome shotgun sequence includes the following:
- the GAL3ST2 gene encoding galactose-3-O-sulfotransferase 2 is translated as MLVHKCRHLKWLVAFSLCLGLILLSGFFHVEDNNSIVARRQEELAGAPCRARTNVMFLKTHKTASSTVLNLLFRFTERHELTVALPAQQLLHLGYPSSFLAHFVEDFQSIGQNYNIMGNHLRFNPSEVRKVMAANTFYFSILRNPIRLLESSYVYYKNVVPAFRASKDVNEYLASPLRYYWRADRQQNIYARNIMWFDFGYDNNAEDDGRSRESVQALSPESEERVKAWCSLDWELYLHFNQSFWRRVEEAIGLEQLHKEVDELRARQKELMETCLSEQEAVGKDHIKDKALLPFQSGAANILGYNLRQDLDNRTLRTCQRMVMPELQYMSQLYSAQHPHKRRKQLRLPLP
- the TM4SF19 gene encoding transmembrane 4 L6 family member 19, with the translated sequence MCVGRCSRVVGPCLLVLGTVSVAANILLLFPGGASKYLLEGHISQQAKAVPGVWGGGLSVLLAAAHITAVGWRCAGCSDCGTRRNAFISAVLSKLALLGAASCFVLCGVGLTNGPLCFYNTSRHGPLWGYPFLDSSGQEPDSRAQNYLQDRRTWSVCLEPQGIVVWNVALFSLLLLVSATEMVLASLQIINGCLGCLCGFCEGK
- the NEU4 gene encoding sialidase-4, whose protein sequence is MGSRHFPARTVLLEREPSGVTYRVPALLYLRCGARLLAFAEQRLGADDAHADLLVLRRGTLYGSYVEWEDMRVLETATLRHHRSMNPCPLYDEFTGTLFLFFITVLGRTPESYQIVTGQNVTRLCCVTSADQGLSWSEATDLTQQVIGGAIKDWATFALGPGHGIQLRSGRLLVPAYSYHIDCKQCFGQLCKTTPHSFAFYSDDHGRGWRFGEFIPNLQTGECQLVSVDEEDGTNVLYCNARSPLGFRVQALSTDDGAVFHGGELVQRLVEPPHGCHGSVVGFPAPLVYGPAAPRHPAGSLRGSAWRLLPGMVPARGAGGATPGPAPFFQAPTWVLYSHPTSSMSRVNMGVHLSTFPRDAESWTEPWVIYEGPSAYSDLACVELPYGEASPSGATAVAFACLYENGTRSPYEQISFSMFTLHDVLRNIPLAAPRARSTPGPGKLGTRSCHIS